In Methanobrevibacter sp., a single window of DNA contains:
- the glp gene encoding gephyrin-like molybdotransferase Glp, with the protein MGTEFLKIKECDEAIDIIQELFDKNLTPQSEEIDVSEAYGRILFEDVYSRMDFPPFDKALKDGFAILAEDSFGASEESPNTLEIIDFLEAGATTDKKVEKGKCIEISTGAAMPEGAEAVVMVEYAEKFDGKVNLFTTATPTQDVARKGSDIEEGKLILKKGDFLNPGKIGVLLSQGFETIEVYKRPTVGIVSSGNEITLQGDELEYGKIYDVNGGMIKNDAVSCGADAKFLGVMRDDYDEVKEMITKSLEDVDVLFCSGGTSAGLGDVLKHVLDELGEVHIHGISVQPGKPTIVGVIEGKIVIGLPGNPVSAIMIFNAFVAEPLTKLAGIEKDFELKTVKGTMTRRIHSQVGRMQYQLVKVDEDEVHPIFKDSGAIFSLSTADGYVKIPKLVELLEEGEEVEVFLFN; encoded by the coding sequence ATGGGTACTGAATTTTTAAAAATTAAGGAATGTGATGAAGCGATTGATATTATCCAGGAGTTGTTTGACAAAAATTTGACTCCTCAAAGTGAAGAGATTGATGTCAGTGAAGCTTATGGAAGAATTTTATTCGAAGACGTTTACTCAAGAATGGATTTCCCGCCATTCGATAAGGCTTTAAAGGATGGTTTTGCAATTCTTGCAGAAGACAGTTTCGGAGCTTCTGAAGAATCACCGAATACATTGGAGATAATTGACTTTTTAGAAGCTGGAGCAACTACCGATAAAAAAGTTGAAAAGGGAAAATGCATTGAAATCAGTACCGGTGCGGCAATGCCGGAGGGTGCTGAAGCTGTTGTAATGGTTGAATATGCTGAAAAATTTGATGGAAAAGTGAATCTGTTTACAACTGCCACCCCTACACAGGATGTTGCTCGTAAAGGCTCTGATATTGAAGAGGGAAAATTAATCCTCAAAAAAGGCGACTTTTTGAATCCTGGAAAGATTGGAGTTTTGCTTTCACAGGGTTTTGAAACCATTGAAGTCTACAAGAGGCCGACAGTTGGTATAGTGTCTTCAGGAAATGAGATCACACTTCAGGGAGATGAGTTGGAATATGGAAAAATCTATGATGTTAACGGCGGAATGATTAAAAACGATGCGGTTTCCTGCGGCGCTGACGCTAAATTTTTAGGGGTCATGAGGGACGATTATGATGAGGTAAAGGAGATGATTACCAAATCATTGGAGGATGTTGACGTCCTGTTCTGCTCTGGAGGAACTTCAGCTGGTCTTGGAGATGTGCTGAAACATGTTTTAGATGAATTAGGTGAAGTTCACATTCATGGAATTTCAGTTCAGCCTGGAAAACCTACAATCGTTGGCGTTATTGAGGGTAAGATTGTCATTGGCCTTCCGGGAAATCCGGTTTCAGCCATAATGATATTCAACGCTTTTGTAGCAGAACCTTTGACTAAACTTGCAGGTATCGAAAAAGATTTCGAGTTAAAAACAGTTAAGGGAACAATGACTCGCAGAATTCATTCTCAAGTTGGAAGAATGCAATATCAGCTTGTTAAAGTTGATGAAGATGAAGTTCATCCAATTTTTAAAGATTCAGGAGCAATATTTTCACTTTCGACAGCAGATGGATATGTAAAGATTCCAAAATTGGTTGAGTTGCTTGAAGAGGGTGAAGAAGTAGAAGTCTTTTTATTTAATTAA
- a CDS encoding TldD/PmbA family protein, whose amino-acid sequence MIYEIAEKAKKAVENNCDAYEIYIEESELIELDSKQDELNFAKEEIEQGIGIRVIKDNKIGFAFTSNLDKIEETGTQAIENTRLNKQDSNYAFSEVEKVVDVKKVYDKKFNDLDLDESVEFLKNVIATASDSGCEITGSGFSASEGRSLIINSNDVSIENEGTGFGVGLSVTIQKEGQIATAYNSQSSRFFDLDGEKLASDVCELAKKSLDTKPIETNDYDVVLDYYAATGLLQTFMGAFDGENVRRGRSILKDKMGLETANPTLTIIDDPLLEKGMLSSKCDGEGSASQKTELIKDGVLNSFIYDIYTANKVGAKTTSNGHRGSYLTTPMISPTNLEFKFSESRELSEIKKGVLTTSVLGAHTANPISGDFSVEASNAFKIENGELTEPINKAMISGNIFEIMKKVEGLNTEIKQYGSFIIPKLLVHDLRVVGQN is encoded by the coding sequence ATGATATATGAAATAGCTGAAAAGGCAAAAAAAGCTGTTGAAAATAATTGTGATGCTTACGAAATCTATATAGAGGAATCCGAATTAATAGAACTCGACTCAAAGCAGGATGAATTAAACTTTGCAAAAGAAGAAATTGAGCAAGGAATCGGCATTAGAGTCATCAAAGACAATAAGATCGGTTTTGCATTTACATCAAACCTGGATAAAATCGAAGAAACCGGAACCCAAGCTATTGAAAATACAAGATTAAACAAACAGGATTCAAATTACGCTTTTTCCGAAGTTGAAAAGGTGGTTGATGTCAAGAAAGTCTATGACAAAAAATTTAACGACTTGGACCTTGATGAATCAGTTGAATTTCTAAAGAATGTAATCGCAACAGCAAGCGATAGCGGATGTGAAATTACCGGCTCCGGATTTTCCGCAAGTGAAGGAAGGTCATTGATAATTAACTCAAATGATGTTTCAATAGAAAATGAAGGCACCGGATTTGGCGTTGGCTTATCCGTAACCATCCAAAAAGAAGGGCAAATTGCAACCGCATACAACTCACAATCATCAAGATTTTTCGATCTGGACGGTGAAAAACTAGCTAGCGACGTGTGCGAATTGGCTAAAAAATCCCTTGACACAAAGCCTATTGAAACAAATGATTATGATGTAGTCTTAGACTATTATGCTGCAACAGGACTTCTTCAAACATTTATGGGAGCTTTTGATGGTGAAAATGTAAGAAGAGGCAGGTCCATATTAAAAGATAAAATGGGACTTGAAACAGCAAATCCTACCCTTACCATCATTGACGATCCCCTTTTAGAAAAAGGAATGTTGAGCTCAAAATGCGATGGAGAAGGCAGCGCCAGTCAGAAAACTGAATTAATAAAGGATGGCGTTCTAAACTCATTTATCTATGATATTTACACTGCAAACAAGGTTGGCGCGAAGACAACCTCCAACGGACATAGGGGAAGCTATCTGACAACACCGATGATTTCTCCAACAAATCTGGAGTTCAAATTTTCCGAGTCAAGAGAACTGTCTGAAATCAAAAAAGGCGTTCTAACAACAAGTGTCCTGGGAGCTCATACTGCAAATCCAATTTCAGGAGACTTTTCAGTAGAAGCAAGCAATGCATTTAAAATAGAAAATGGAGAGTTGACAGAACCAATTAACAAGGCCATGATTTCTGGAAATATCTTTGAAATTATGAAAAAAGTAGAAGGTTTGAATACGGAAATAAAACAGTACGGTTCTTTCATTATCCCTAAATTATTGGTGCATGATTTAAGGGTGGTTGGCCAAAATTAA
- a CDS encoding phosphoglycolate phosphatase, producing MTIEAIAVDIDGTITDDKRQICISAIEALRKAEKAGIPTIIVTGNVVNYAYATEVLIGCSGGLVAENGGIVFKEGENNNAVETMVDRDFVTSAENHLKEKLAEKFDAHASHDNMYRLTETVFYKTLAREELEDALKDFEYLNELEIYDSGFALHVTDKRVNKGTSLKYLCERNGINMENVMAIGDSENDEDFLKEAGYKIAVGNAEAKLKEISTYACEKMFGDGVAEAIEKFAL from the coding sequence ATGACAATAGAAGCAATAGCAGTAGACATCGACGGAACAATAACTGACGATAAAAGACAAATCTGCATCTCAGCAATTGAAGCATTGAGAAAAGCAGAAAAAGCAGGAATCCCCACCATAATAGTCACAGGAAATGTCGTGAATTATGCATATGCAACTGAAGTGCTTATCGGATGTAGCGGAGGACTTGTTGCAGAAAATGGAGGCATTGTCTTTAAAGAAGGTGAAAACAACAATGCTGTTGAAACAATGGTTGACAGGGACTTTGTCACATCAGCGGAAAATCACCTAAAAGAAAAATTAGCTGAAAAATTCGATGCACATGCATCCCATGACAATATGTATAGATTAACAGAAACAGTATTCTACAAAACCCTTGCCCGTGAAGAATTGGAAGATGCCCTAAAGGATTTTGAATACTTAAACGAACTTGAAATATATGATAGCGGGTTTGCACTCCATGTAACCGATAAAAGAGTGAATAAAGGAACTTCACTCAAATATCTATGCGAAAGAAATGGGATTAATATGGAAAACGTGATGGCTATCGGAGATAGCGAAAACGATGAAGACTTTCTAAAAGAAGCAGGATACAAAATAGCTGTTGGGAATGCCGAAGCCAAATTAAAAGAGATAAGCACCTATGCTTGCGAAAAAATGTTTGGCGACGGCGTGGCGGAAGCTATCGAAAAATTTGCACTGTAG
- a CDS encoding serine protein kinase RIO, translating to MDSKIAKADAAHEKLHSRKRKKDSSERKVGNEIFDKITLETLYKLANQGFIDVLNGAISTGKEANVLTGIRDDESFVAVKIYRIATSDFKKMDYYLKGDPRFNIKTKNKRKIIYSWVTKEFKNLTRLHDAGVNVPKPYTSSNNVLIIEFIGDENGNPAQPVRNHPPENPDEFFNKLLVQLKLFVREAKLVHGDLSNYNILNLNEEPVIIDVSQSVVLDNPISRELLERDINTLVREYSKLGVETSFKEIWEYVAPEF from the coding sequence ATGGATTCCAAAATAGCAAAAGCCGATGCTGCTCACGAAAAATTGCATTCCCGAAAAAGAAAAAAAGACAGTTCCGAGAGAAAGGTCGGGAATGAAATTTTTGATAAGATAACATTAGAAACACTATATAAACTTGCAAATCAGGGATTCATTGACGTTTTGAATGGTGCCATAAGTACCGGCAAGGAAGCCAATGTGCTTACAGGCATTAGAGATGATGAAAGCTTTGTAGCCGTTAAAATCTATCGGATAGCCACTTCTGATTTTAAAAAGATGGACTACTATCTTAAAGGGGATCCGAGATTCAACATCAAAACCAAAAACAAACGGAAAATCATCTATTCCTGGGTTACAAAGGAATTCAAAAATTTAACCAGATTACATGACGCTGGAGTGAATGTTCCAAAACCCTACACAAGTTCCAATAATGTCCTGATAATCGAATTCATAGGTGATGAAAACGGAAATCCTGCACAGCCTGTCAGAAATCACCCTCCTGAAAATCCAGATGAATTTTTCAATAAGTTACTGGTTCAACTCAAACTGTTTGTAAGGGAAGCTAAACTGGTTCATGGGGATTTATCCAACTATAACATTTTAAATTTAAATGAAGAACCCGTGATTATCGATGTCTCACAGTCTGTAGTTCTGGATAATCCAATCTCTAGAGAATTGCTTGAAAGAGACATTAACACTCTTGTTCGCGAATATAGCAAACTTGGTGTTGAAACCAGTTTTAAGGAAATTTGGGAATATGTTGCACCGGAATTTTGA
- the eif1A gene encoding translation initiation factor eIF-1A, translated as MENCIIIFGGEYLSKPNNNQQQEYRRVRTPKKGEIPGVVEQIMGHGKLKVRCADGNIRMTRIPGKMKKRIWIREGDVILVKPWDFQSDEKADVIWRYTKTESNWLERKGYLKM; from the coding sequence GTGGAAAATTGTATTATTATTTTTGGAGGAGAGTATTTGTCAAAACCTAATAACAACCAACAACAAGAGTACAGAAGGGTAAGAACCCCTAAAAAGGGCGAAATACCTGGAGTAGTTGAACAAATTATGGGACATGGGAAATTAAAAGTCCGTTGTGCTGATGGGAATATACGAATGACCAGAATCCCTGGAAAAATGAAAAAACGTATTTGGATTCGTGAAGGAGACGTGATCCTTGTTAAACCATGGGATTTCCAATCTGATGAAAAAGCTGATGTAATTTGGAGATACACCAAAACCGAATCAAATTGGCTTGAAAGAAAAGGCTACTTAAAAATGTAG
- a CDS encoding KH domain-containing protein, with amino-acid sequence MPETDYLKIPQNRVGALIGSNGEVKKSIEKSTGTLLDIDSDDGTVYITPRDDMEDPLGVWNANHIVKAVARGFNPEVALKLVSDDIYLEVISLPLYIGKSKKALARYKGRIIGKDGKTREIIMEMAEVDMAVYGKTVSLIGEMDNIMIAKEAIEMILNGSRHKSVYGFLEHKKETLKMKEFKDLVGIEDDKIEFKDGIDFDEKDY; translated from the coding sequence ATGCCGGAAACAGATTACTTAAAAATACCTCAAAATAGAGTAGGGGCATTGATTGGAAGCAATGGAGAAGTTAAAAAATCCATTGAGAAATCAACTGGAACCCTATTAGATATTGATAGTGATGATGGTACCGTTTATATCACACCTAGAGACGATATGGAAGATCCATTAGGGGTTTGGAATGCAAACCATATCGTTAAAGCTGTTGCCCGTGGATTTAACCCTGAAGTTGCACTTAAATTAGTTAGCGATGACATTTATCTAGAAGTAATAAGTTTACCATTATACATTGGAAAATCCAAAAAGGCTCTTGCAAGATACAAAGGAAGAATTATTGGAAAAGACGGCAAAACCCGTGAAATAATCATGGAAATGGCTGAAGTGGATATGGCTGTTTACGGCAAGACCGTTTCCCTAATTGGTGAAATGGACAACATCATGATTGCAAAAGAAGCCATTGAAATGATATTGAATGGATCCAGACACAAATCAGTTTACGGATTTTTAGAACATAAAAAAGAAACCTTAAAGATGAAAGAGTTCAAGGATCTAGTTGGTATCGAAGACGATAAAATCGAATTTAAAGATGGAATTGACTTCGATGAAAAAGATTATTAG
- the top6B gene encoding DNA topoisomerase VI subunit B: MGLDWEEDFQRLTPSQFFRKNKQMLGFTGKIRTLTIVFHELITNSFDACEEAGILPDIDIELKRIDKEHYILRHKDNGPGIPEDYVMQVYCMMFAGSKFRNIQSRGQQGLGCSGCVLLSQMTTGKPARVISCYKEGDEIKGVKMKFQMDVENNRGILMEREDYPAESTGVCIELQFKDVSYSLAEQGAFEYIRRTMIGNPHAKITFRDPSGHKYIFKRAADIVPVQPKEVLPHPKGVSADDLMTMAKNTDKRRYKSMLTSSLSRMSNKRVDEIAEMTGIDMNKRPKAMTFAEAEAIVHCFKKMKFMAPPTDGLIPIGSDQIEKGMKQILKPEFVTTITRKPVTYAGGISFIIEAGLAYGGDAGRVVKEQRKSEIMRFANRVPLTFDAGSCAITEALKSIDWKRYGLRDMDNTPLTLFVNIISTQVPYLSTGKQSVSPEPEIVHEIRQATMKLARKLQKHLRAKRAAKEKEKRSKVFEEYVPVIIEEAAKLGETGVPEYQEVLAKVTKRALAELLGEKVEEEEEEEELDAIIMEEVDEFGHAVEEGHSTLDKFIDDDEEEFEE, translated from the coding sequence ATGGGACTTGATTGGGAAGAAGATTTTCAAAGATTAACCCCATCACAGTTCTTTAGGAAAAACAAGCAAATGCTTGGATTTACCGGTAAAATTCGTACTTTAACAATCGTATTTCACGAATTAATTACCAACAGTTTTGATGCATGTGAAGAAGCAGGAATATTGCCTGACATTGACATAGAATTAAAACGTATCGATAAAGAGCATTATATTTTAAGACATAAAGATAACGGACCTGGAATTCCTGAAGACTATGTAATGCAAGTATACTGTATGATGTTTGCAGGTTCCAAATTCAGAAACATCCAATCCAGAGGACAACAAGGTTTAGGTTGTAGTGGTTGCGTGCTTTTATCACAAATGACAACCGGTAAACCGGCTCGCGTAATTTCATGTTATAAAGAAGGGGATGAAATTAAAGGAGTGAAAATGAAGTTCCAGATGGATGTTGAAAACAACCGTGGAATCCTAATGGAAAGAGAAGATTATCCTGCAGAAAGCACTGGAGTCTGCATTGAATTACAATTTAAAGACGTGTCATACTCACTTGCGGAACAAGGCGCTTTTGAATACATCAGAAGAACAATGATTGGAAATCCTCATGCAAAAATCACATTTAGGGATCCTTCAGGACACAAATACATCTTCAAAAGAGCAGCAGACATTGTTCCAGTACAACCAAAAGAAGTATTGCCTCACCCAAAAGGTGTAAGCGCTGACGATTTAATGACAATGGCTAAAAATACCGACAAAAGAAGATACAAAAGCATGCTAACTTCTTCATTGTCCAGAATGTCAAACAAAAGAGTGGATGAAATTGCTGAAATGACCGGAATTGACATGAACAAACGTCCAAAAGCAATGACATTCGCAGAAGCGGAAGCAATTGTTCACTGCTTTAAGAAAATGAAATTCATGGCCCCTCCAACTGACGGGCTCATACCAATTGGATCTGATCAAATCGAAAAAGGTATGAAACAGATTCTAAAACCGGAGTTTGTAACTACAATTACAAGAAAACCTGTCACTTATGCGGGCGGTATCTCATTTATTATCGAAGCGGGTCTTGCCTATGGTGGAGATGCAGGAAGAGTTGTTAAGGAACAGAGAAAATCAGAAATCATGAGATTTGCTAACAGAGTTCCATTGACTTTCGATGCAGGAAGTTGTGCAATTACCGAAGCGCTAAAAAGTATTGATTGGAAACGTTATGGTTTAAGAGACATGGACAATACCCCATTAACATTATTTGTAAATATTATTTCCACACAGGTACCTTACCTTTCAACAGGAAAACAAAGTGTATCACCGGAACCTGAAATAGTTCACGAAATAAGGCAAGCAACCATGAAATTGGCTCGTAAACTCCAAAAGCACTTAAGAGCTAAAAGAGCAGCTAAAGAAAAGGAGAAACGTTCAAAAGTATTTGAAGAATATGTTCCGGTAATTATCGAAGAGGCTGCAAAGCTTGGTGAAACTGGAGTTCCTGAATATCAGGAAGTTTTAGCGAAAGTAACCAAAAGGGCTCTTGCGGAACTGCTTGGTGAAAAGGTTGAAGAAGAAGAGGAAGAAGAAGAACTTGACGCAATCATCATGGAAGAAGTTGACGAATTCGGCCATGCTGTTGAGGAAGGTCACTCAACATTGGACAAATTCATTGATGATGATGAAGAGGAATTTGAGGAGTAG
- a CDS encoding DNA topoisomerase IV subunit A: MTKVPKGSKSHKDERKEYTLNKLTGLGQEIIEDIEKNKVPSIKVPSRGTGNIIYDTAERYYVLGDRFGRRSLGNVKQIRKLGQMVYVGNFCKDLVAREKTATIREMYYVSEGWGISFKTQQESNIVGEDLEVTLGTTREELGLMPEEDGASVYGDLTLLDEGTEVNATKMGKSGYTISPTIDQVEFLDYNVDKVLAVETMGMFHRLVQENAHKRFNCLIVGLKGQAARATRRFIKRVNEELGLPVYICNDGDPWGFHIAQVIISGSAKLAHVNHQLATPDAKFIGVTASDIINYDLPTDKLKDVDVMRLKELSKDPRYKGDFWQTEIKKMLKIGKKAEQQSFSKYGLEYVVDTYFPAKFEEMENQA; encoded by the coding sequence ATGACTAAAGTACCCAAAGGTAGTAAATCACATAAAGATGAAAGAAAAGAATACACCCTTAACAAACTTACAGGATTAGGACAGGAAATTATTGAAGACATTGAGAAAAATAAAGTTCCATCCATTAAAGTTCCTTCTAGAGGTACAGGAAACATCATTTACGATACGGCTGAAAGATATTACGTATTAGGTGATAGATTCGGAAGAAGATCCCTTGGAAATGTAAAGCAAATCAGGAAATTAGGTCAAATGGTTTATGTTGGTAATTTCTGTAAAGATTTGGTTGCAAGAGAAAAAACCGCAACCATCAGGGAGATGTATTACGTTTCCGAAGGTTGGGGAATCAGTTTCAAAACACAACAAGAATCCAACATTGTTGGGGAGGACTTGGAAGTTACTTTAGGAACCACCCGTGAAGAATTGGGTTTAATGCCAGAAGAAGACGGAGCATCAGTTTACGGTGACCTCACCCTCTTGGATGAAGGCACCGAAGTTAATGCAACCAAAATGGGAAAATCAGGTTATACAATTTCACCGACAATCGACCAAGTAGAATTCTTGGACTACAATGTTGATAAAGTATTGGCGGTGGAAACAATGGGAATGTTCCACAGGCTAGTGCAAGAAAACGCTCACAAAAGATTCAATTGCTTGATTGTCGGGCTTAAAGGACAAGCCGCCCGTGCTACAAGAAGGTTCATTAAAAGAGTTAATGAAGAACTTGGCCTACCAGTCTACATCTGTAACGACGGAGACCCTTGGGGATTCCACATTGCACAAGTAATCATTTCCGGAAGTGCAAAATTAGCTCACGTTAATCATCAATTAGCTACTCCTGACGCCAAATTCATTGGAGTGACAGCGTCTGACATCATCAACTACGATCTGCCTACAGATAAACTCAAGGATGTTGACGTCATGAGACTAAAAGAGCTTTCAAAAGACCCAAGGTATAAAGGCGATTTCTGGCAAACTGAAATCAAAAAGATGCTTAAAATAGGTAAGAAAGCAGAACAGCAATCTTTCTCAAAATATGGGCTTGAATATGTAGTAGATACATATTTCCCAGCTAAATTTGAAGAAATGGAAAATCAAGCATAG
- the hypD gene encoding hydrogenase formation protein HypD, giving the protein MKNMSKELLDRINKLATPVKIMHVCGSHEHTIMENGIRSLLPEEVEIIAGPGCPVCVVPSREIDEALELIDKGVTITTFGDMLRVPGSERSLADAKAEGGDVRVVYGINRAIEIAQKEDNDVVFISAGFETTAPTTAAELLATPPENFSVLSCHRLIPPAIDFLINSGETSLNALIQPGHVCTIIGTKPFEYFSTDFGIPQTVAGFNPLDILMSVYMILRQIHNETPKIENEYKRAVKEEGNVIAQDMIKQVFDVTSREWRGFPKIPNSILEIKDEFSEFNAREKYDIEVKDVNEAPKGCICGPILRGLARPEDCKLFRKACNPLHPIGACMVSKEGTCNIAHRYSRG; this is encoded by the coding sequence ATGAAAAATATGTCAAAAGAACTTTTAGATAGAATAAACAAATTAGCCACACCCGTTAAAATAATGCATGTCTGTGGCTCTCATGAACACACTATAATGGAAAATGGAATCAGGAGCCTGCTTCCAGAGGAAGTGGAAATAATTGCAGGCCCAGGATGTCCAGTATGCGTTGTACCGTCACGTGAAATTGATGAAGCTTTAGAGCTTATTGACAAAGGAGTTACAATCACAACTTTTGGGGACATGTTAAGAGTTCCGGGTTCTGAAAGATCACTTGCTGATGCTAAGGCAGAAGGTGGAGACGTAAGGGTCGTTTATGGAATTAACAGAGCCATTGAAATTGCGCAAAAAGAGGACAATGATGTGGTATTCATATCTGCAGGATTCGAAACAACCGCACCCACAACAGCCGCAGAACTATTAGCGACACCGCCTGAAAACTTCTCAGTATTGTCATGCCACAGACTGATTCCACCGGCAATTGACTTTTTAATTAATTCAGGAGAGACAAGCCTAAACGCATTAATACAGCCAGGACATGTCTGCACAATCATCGGGACAAAACCATTCGAATACTTCTCAACTGACTTTGGAATACCTCAAACAGTAGCAGGATTCAACCCATTAGACATATTAATGTCCGTTTACATGATTTTAAGACAAATTCACAATGAAACACCGAAAATTGAAAATGAATACAAAAGAGCAGTTAAAGAAGAAGGAAATGTCATAGCTCAAGACATGATTAAACAGGTATTTGACGTGACTTCAAGGGAATGGAGAGGATTTCCAAAAATACCAAACTCAATCCTAGAAATAAAGGATGAGTTTTCAGAATTTAATGCCCGTGAAAAATATGATATTGAAGTGAAAGACGTTAATGAAGCACCTAAAGGCTGCATCTGCGGACCAATCCTAAGAGGACTTGCAAGACCCGAAGACTGCAAGCTATTTAGAAAAGCATGCAATCCACTACATCCAATCGGCGCATGCATGGTGAGTAAAGAGGGAACCTGCAACATAGCACACAGATATTCAAGAGGATAA
- a CDS encoding metal-sensing transcriptional repressor yields the protein MKQCMDSENLHRRLKKIIGQINAIDRMIDEDIPCEQILMQINASKSALHKVGHIIVEGHLEHCVKQAIKEEDADEAISDISSILEYYSRI from the coding sequence ATGAAACAATGTATGGACAGTGAAAACTTACATAGACGACTCAAAAAAATCATTGGCCAAATTAATGCAATCGACCGCATGATTGATGAGGACATTCCATGTGAACAGATATTAATGCAAATAAATGCATCTAAATCAGCATTACACAAAGTCGGACACATAATTGTAGAAGGACATTTAGAACATTGTGTAAAACAAGCGATAAAAGAGGAAGATGCAGACGAAGCCATAAGCGATATTTCATCAATTTTGGAATACTACTCCAGAATTTAA
- a CDS encoding GyrI-like domain-containing protein, translating to MDYEVKVIPEQKLGVINCKTPIEDLGIFLSILMGWVDSEEIETEGDPFIVYFSPRHEVNEGDAVYDVSIAIKQDADETDRIRVVDMIENKVLAGKHFGSTDNIMDTYAELVEVAQTNNYDIIGSPKEVLIKGIHNCDDENEFITEIQLPIIEM from the coding sequence ATGGATTATGAAGTTAAAGTAATTCCAGAACAAAAATTAGGAGTTATCAATTGCAAGACTCCAATAGAAGATTTAGGTATATTTTTATCTATATTGATGGGTTGGGTTGATTCTGAAGAAATAGAAACTGAAGGCGACCCGTTCATTGTTTATTTCTCACCAAGACACGAAGTCAATGAAGGTGATGCGGTATACGATGTGAGCATTGCCATTAAACAGGATGCGGATGAAACCGATAGGATTCGTGTCGTTGACATGATCGAAAATAAGGTTTTAGCAGGAAAGCACTTCGGTTCAACAGATAATATCATGGATACCTATGCTGAATTGGTGGAAGTAGCGCAAACCAATAACTATGATATTATAGGATCACCTAAAGAGGTTCTAATCAAGGGTATCCACAACTGCGATGATGAAAATGAATTCATCACTGAAATTCAATTGCCTATTATTGAGATGTAG